DNA sequence from the Vicia villosa cultivar HV-30 ecotype Madison, WI linkage group LG3, Vvil1.0, whole genome shotgun sequence genome:
TGCAAGATGTGATGCTAGTTAGAAAGATGGATTGATACTTGAGCAAACCGGCTTTTGCCGAAGATCCAAGAACCAGATGCTCGATTCCTGCCTGAGAAGCATATTCAATCAATGCTTTTGCTACATCTGAATCTTCTAGTAGAACATCCTTGCATTGTATCTACGCCACGTAAATCAACACAAAAAATGAAGAGAAGATAAAATTCTATATAATGCATGGAATTCTAAAACGAAAAGCAACTTACATCTTTGCGCGTACAGAAGACGCGATATGGTAGGAAAATGTTTTTGTGagcttctggttctttgcttatTGTTAAACTGTCATTACCATTAGCGTTTATCGCGGCCCCTGCAATCAACCAACTGACGAATCAACATTGATGCTCGAAAGAGCAAAGTTATGATATTATGTATAATGAAGACTTACTTGTAGATTTGCTTGTGGTGAAAATCGAAGGCGATGGAGAAAGAGAAGACGCCAAAACCTTGACATGGATGAGAATTACAGTTGCGTTTCGTGCGAGGAGATTGTCGATAGCCCATTTGAGTGCATTTTGGCTTCCCTTTTCTTTGTCTATCGCCACTGCTATTAATCCATTTACACCATCCTTCTTATCAGATTGATTCTTTGGCAACCACATTCCTCTCTTTCTACCAAAACTCTTGGTGTTCTTTCAATGAACACAAACCAAAATGTCTTATCTCCTTTCTTGCTTTGCAAGGAACCattaaaagttgttttttttgCAGGAAAAGACTTTTTGGTTAtgtgtttggtttgttttattttgttgcaGATTCTTTTGGtgttcaaaacaaaataatagtAAATGTTCAATGTTTCACATGTAACAAGTAGCAACCATTTTTGGATTTTCTTTTTTTGCTATTTTGAGCTATTTTCAGAAATGTAATAACCACAAATACTGTTCCATTCTATCTCTTGTTTTAGAATTACCAAACTTTAAGGGCATTCTTTGACTTAGCCTTTAAAAAAGTTATTATTTCCTAGAGATTTATTTTAAGCTTATAcagtttttttgttttaaaaactgtgACCGACGTCAAACCACTGAATCATTAGTCGAAATGCATGACTGAACCGAATAAACCCGTCTCTATAAAATGGTTTGCACCGATTCTATAACATAGCCCACCCAACTATTCGCTCAAGCCTGACATATATCACCGATTCCCAAATAAACTGGTCTGACGAGTCCGTTTGTGCCGATTTTCAAAACTATGGCTATTTCACAGTAGGTGATATAACATTataataacttaaaaaataaagtaGAAAATACTACAAGCAACATATGCAAATTTTAAACTGTTCAATATAAGAAGTAATGCAAAAAGTTTAAGAAATATACTGAAAAAATTGGCATTTAAATTTACTAGTGCACATATTAGTCACCAGGGCCGTCTATGATGGCAGCAACTGCACAGAGTCCAAAATTTGTCACGGTTAAACCGTGTCTGTAAAATGGCCTCATGAAATGTGGCAAGCCTACAAGTGCCTTCAAAAATTTAAGACGGCTCTGGCGGTAGTCACATATGCACATAGTATGTATCAAATTTATTATACAAGGATGCTATAAATATGTCCCATACACCTTTTAGGAAGGGATTTGCCTAAACTTTTCTTTAAATAATAGAGTAATTATACTAAGACATTTCCCTTACAAAAGTGGCTAATCACTATAACTTGTTGCAATCTTGTGTGAATCTATTCTCTTTCAACATTAGTCTTTGTTGACCTTCTCAAGACAACTTGGATGAAGATCATAGTCACAAACATCACAAAAGAATGACCAGAACTTGCCTTGCTTCTTACAAGAATTGCATACATACGCTTTCGCCATTTCCAATTTGAGTACATGTTCATGCTTGACATCATGAACCTGTTGAGGCAAAGCCTCTCCTTCCTTTCTCAGAGCCGATTCTAAATCTTTAACCCTCGATTCGGTAAACGGGAAAGCTTCTGCGCCGTATGAGGAGACCATAAACTTACCGTTCAAACTAACGACTTTTCCATCCGGTCCAATGAAGACCAAAGCTGGAATTTTCTTTATGTCGAAGATTCTGCAAAGGTCATGCCTTGTTCTGTCTTCATATGGGATAGAAAGCCAAGGCATGCTAGTTTTGTTGATATTGAATTCTTTCAGGTCCTTATCTGTTGAAATGAAAACAATCTCGAAGCAGCGACCTTTTGTATCGTTAAGATTATTGTATACGTCGGTGAGCTGAACTGTGAAGGCGCGGCAAGGAGGAGACCAGTAAGCCCCGAAAAATAGGCCTACCGTTTTCCCGCCTAGTTCAGATACAAGCACCTGCAATGCAACAATTAAACATGTCATGTTTGTTACCACTAGAAATTTTCACGAATGCGCTCTAAGATTTGACGATGAGGCGATTGCAATACCTTTCTATCATCTCCAGCAATAAGAAAGTCCCGTCCTTCGCGTGTCAACAATTCTTGCAAATTGACTTCTTCGCGTTTTCTTCTATCTAAATCTTTCAATTCCTCATGTCTCTTTTTTGTGAAAGGAAATGCATCAGCACCATAATCCTCAATCCACTCAATCACTTTTTCATCAACAGTTAAGGCATCAGAACATAACGGAACAAACGACGGGATTCGATCAACCCGATATCTATCAATAAGCTTCCTATGCAAATTCACATCAAATGGAACCGCTAGCCACGGCATACTCTTGACATGTTCATTAAATCCGTCCTCGTCGCGATCAAAAGAGATAAAGATAATCTCTATATTTACCCCTCTCTTCCTCAGTGTTTCATAAAGATCAACAAGATGAGGAATGAAAAGCTTGCAAGGCCTACACCAGTTGGCAGAGAAAAATAGACAGATGATTTTTCCATTGCAATCTGACAAAGGTACCTAACATCATGATTTCAAAGATGTAAAATATTAGACTAGTTTAACCAAGATCACAAACCTATGAAGCACAAAAACACTAACATGGACACCAGACACGACACCGGCACTAACACGTCAACACCAATAATAATACATAGAGAAACATAATACAGAAGTAGAATTTTCAAGAAACTAAGCTATATATACCTTTCCTTGAGAAGATAAGAGAAACTCTACACCATGAGCTGCAAAAACTTTGAGAACATCAAAGCTATCAACATATTCAGCTTCAAAGTTCAACCCTGCCATAGGAGCCACAGAAAAAGATAGAGTCCTCTCTTCTTTACAAGCTTTCTTGAAAACCTAAACAATCAAGATTGAGAGAAAAATATATGAGTTTTAAAATAAACATCTAAATTGATTCCATAAAAATCTAAGCCACACACTTGATGAATACTTTTGCAAGAGAAGATAAACCTTAGAGAGAAAGCATATGCTTGCAAGAGAATCTTTCACTTTCTCCAAGAAGAAATGAGATGAGGATGATGATGTTACTTAGAACTGTATGACAAAGAAAGGTTTAAAGGTAGATGACAGGTTGAATAAGAGATATCTATCGTGTCATGTCATATGATATATGGTATGAACACGAAACTTTGTTTGTTatctagttttttttattatagaatATCACAAGTTACAAAAATTTGAAACTAGTGCTATTTATTTTgacaaaaatatttgtttttatagaTACTACAAAATAAACGGATGTTGTGGTTCTTGTGATATGTTTTGGCTTTTCTTCTGGTGAAATTTAATTCTGTCAAGAGGTTGGGAATATGCTTTTACTACTATAAAGGATGCGGACTTTTTTTGGGGAGATGTAGATATCTTATCTACCATGTGCTtttaaaagtaaattcatttccgaaacaccacaatttaatttttatgaatttatttagagatgcatctttgaaataaattttattttcaaaattagagATATTCAGATGTACATTTTAGAATAAATTCCATAAtttaaatttagagaatttttagAATTGTCTGAATCGTTAAAAATAAGAGtattaaatattttcatttttcatataattaataatttattaatatctatcacttatttttaaatttatgaaaattaatagattagattgaaaatataatttattttaacacattaatcgattagattgaaaatataatttatcattccactcaattattatttattttaagaaaaaatataattttaggcaagaaaatattgataaaatcttatataatactaaaaaaattatactaataaaaatctttaataatattaaaatatacatatatagttttagataagaaaatatttttttataaaaaatagtaataaaatatatataagtcaagaaaataattattatagaaaatattaataaaatatattttagtcaagaaaataattattatagaaagtaataataattttattaaataataataatatttatatttataggaataataaaaaattctattataaaaaatattaataatattaaaataagtgTGAGAATAATATTAACTATAATAATATCTCAATTAGGAATAATATTAAAATAGTTATCgtagaaaataataattatagtaataataattattatagaaaatagtaatatttattggattaataaaaaaattctatttcaagaaattttttatttctatttatttaattttgttgagaAATTGATGACGATTGGAATAAATGGTATCTTCTAAGATAtatctccgaattcacccaaAAAGGGTGAAGGTCCaatttagtctctcacaaaaactTTAGAGATCAGATTAGTCCTTGAGAAAAAAAAGTCCatattaaatcccttacaaaatttaaccgagtcatgttagtccctctactaatatatttttcaaaccgatttttttcttacttttgaaccgtgactagACTGCCAGTGAATATCCagtttagtccctcacaaaaaaagatagagtccaaattagtctctgaaaaaaatatctatttaatcccttacaaaatttaatcaagccatgttagtccctcttttagtatttttttcaaatcgattttttcttatttttaaactCTAACTAGACTCCTATTTTTAATCTTATCAAAGTCAAAGTCTGAATCTGGTAAATTTTTTGACTGGACATCTATTGGAGACTCAAATTATGAAAGATCAGAATCTGATGACTCAAATTCGAAATGATAAGATTATGATGTGTCACAACTAGGTAACCCAGTTTTTGGTGGAAACTTAGACTCTGAAGACCATGTGCAAAGGAACTTAACCTTTGAGCCGTACTCAATTTCTGAAAGCATGTCTATCTTGCCAAGTCTAGTCACAATTTATAAATAGGAAAAaccatttgaaaaaatattaaaagagggactaacatggctcggttaaattttgtaagagattaaataggaacttttttctcagggactaatttggactctcctTTTTTTGTGAAGGACTAAAATAGGTCTTCACTAGCAGTCCAATCAtagttcaaaagtaagaaaaaaaatcgatttaaaaaaaatattagtagagggactaacatgcCTCGGTTAGATTTTATAAGGGATTTAATATGAActttttttttctcagggactaatctgacctctacagtttttgtgagggactaaaatgagtcttcactccacccgaaaaattccaaaaaatagtatatataacacccctctaataatcCGCGGCAATTAAcgaaattaaatcagagtaacatgcagaAAGGTGtcataattcataataaaataaacctcgttcggtcatatgtcatgcattcaccaagAACAATCTAAACATAACTCATAATTCAAATTATCATGCTTACACAGCGGAAATAAATCCTTAAGTCAACAtcacatcattaatgtatcagacttcaaaataatttaaacaaatagaaTTATCATCtagaactcaaaacatcgcgttcccagtgttacatctaccagagcatgacacccgaTACAactactaaaccgacttatgagctaatcctcaccaagtcaagccgatatcctcaatctgaaaaatgacaacaagtaagggtgagtctcatcacagttaaccaatgttattgcatcataaataacaatatatcatagttatattattcacccaatcgtttcatattcagacattcCGTCATACACATCTTCATCAATTATCAAATCATAACACAAAATACATTATTCATGCTATAAaagttatgcatatgtatgaaactgacactatgcatgtggtaccaaacatcatcaatgggtatcacccaccgaccgatctaacatcatccagatacggccctgccagcacagattccacacagtgggaatcttgcccttcactgaatcctctcatcattaggattcagccctcatcaatgattatgaatgcatgcaaacatatatacaacatacttccatcatcatcatacgatgagtaacatcatcttatactcacttcatcatcatcatcatcatcatcatcattattaacaagcatgttcatatatacattaacatcattcaataaatcACATAACAATAATTCATACAAATTTATCAGTTCAAAAGTTCACGtcatcaaactttcaaaattcacaaaacagcaaaaatctgcatttcacgctggccatacgcgtaccaacagggccaaAAATCCACAACACacgcaccatacgcgtatcatacgcgtacgagCAGAACAGGTtttccacacaaaacacacatacgcgtaccaacaagtcatacgcgtaccagccagtcaccatacgcgtaccatacgcgtatcagcagaAGGTGCATTCTGATGCACAAttggggagcgtaccatacgcgtaccaccccCCCATAcgtgtatcatacgcgtaccatacgtgaatggacagcagttccaaaaacctgcaacttacccattcgtcttcttcgcgaatccattcgtttcagcctgcgatttgggtctaaaacCAGAAATTCCACATTCTAAACAGCATAGGATTCATTCAACATCAATAGTATATGACTCTATAttcgattttactcatcacaacctaaATCTACTCAGTTTTTAGGGATTAACAGTCATAGATTTCAAcccaaatgatgaacacaaacagtaaaatcaaaacatagaatctattgatctaaacaatactcctaatcaacatcatcatccaCAACataataatagagattaaatggagagtccccccttaccttagtcaagaGTTCTTGAGCTTCGGTCTCTCCTTCTTCAGTTCTCCTtcagttcttcgtgttccaacctTCAGACTCTCTTTTCCACGTTCTGTCCTTCCtcttcccaattctaattattttatgaaaaataataataaaattagtaaagacTTTACTACAACACACCCCTTACTTTACTAATCtcccacatggcccaaatgccacaaACCATCctcttttccattattttcataaaattcataataattccaattattaatccaatgtccaaattaaattaaaattaaaattatacaggTGTTACAGTATCATCGGAGATACATCTCGAATTCactcaaaaaaatctcaaaaaagaatacgttcgaagatgcatctccaaaggACATTTTAGAATTTTCAGAGGTGAAATTCATCCCATGGAAATGTACAAAGAAATTCCCTATAAATTATGGTTATGACCAAAAAAAGGTTATGAAAATTTATGGTTATAGTTCTATTATAGTTAACTTATTCAAAAGTTGGAAATATCACAAGTTAAATTTATGTTATGTTTGTTAGGCTATTCTTCTATTTGGAGTGACTCAAATGAATGTGGGCTGGTAGCACATGTGTGTAAGTCA
Encoded proteins:
- the LOC131659995 gene encoding probable nucleoredoxin 3 → MAGLNFEAEYVDSFDVLKVFAAHGVEFLLSSQGKVPLSDCNGKIICLFFSANWCRPCKLFIPHLVDLYETLRKRGVNIEIIFISFDRDEDGFNEHVKSMPWLAVPFDVNLHRKLIDRYRVDRIPSFVPLCSDALTVDEKVIEWIEDYGADAFPFTKKRHEELKDLDRRKREEVNLQELLTREGRDFLIAGDDRKVLVSELGGKTVGLFFGAYWSPPCRAFTVQLTDVYNNLNDTKGRCFEIVFISTDKDLKEFNINKTSMPWLSIPYEDRTRHDLCRIFDIKKIPALVFIGPDGKVVSLNGKFMVSSYGAEAFPFTESRVKDLESALRKEGEALPQQVHDVKHEHVLKLEMAKAYVCNSCKKQGKFWSFFCDVCDYDLHPSCLEKVNKD